A portion of the Magnolia sinica isolate HGM2019 chromosome 17, MsV1, whole genome shotgun sequence genome contains these proteins:
- the LOC131230220 gene encoding uncharacterized protein LOC131230220, which produces MNVEQYQEAFPYSLICYKLKAWYKAYSHDTIVLAGAEYGSGSSQDWVAKVPMLLRIFEHFAQIRQWKHWEDYIKKDKYDQDKGGNICAVVNKKVTHVHQHAFIREHFLGIGFCSNILSWLGHNVVLISNHQTEAKPMIIALLLETSHPHVAEKMTYVAGNRIVTDPVCKPFSMGRNIVCVYSKKHMHDIPELAEMKKKANTLSLKEMALLLRYRWTGRYEAHLWDNSCKEG; this is translated from the exons ATGAATGTAGAGCAATATCAAGAGGCATTCCCCTACAGTTTGATATGTTATAAACTAAAAGCATGGTACAAGGCTTATAGCCATGACACCATTGTCCTGGCTGGAGCTGAGTATGGAAGTGGAAGCTCTCAAGATTGGGTTGCCAAGGTTCCAATGTTGTTG AGAATTTTCGAGCACTTTGCACAG ATACGTCAATGGAAACATTGGGAGGATTATATTAAGAAAGATAAATATGATCAAGACAAGG GTGGCAATATTTGTGCAGTTGTGAATAAGAAGGTGACTCATGTGCATCAGCATGCTTTTATCAGGGAACATTTTCTTGGAATTGGGTTTTGTTCAAACATTCTGAGTTGGCTG GGTCATAATGTTGTGTTGATCTCCAACCATCAGACAGAAGCTAAACCAATGATAATTGCCTTGTTGCTTGAGACATCACACCCTCATGTTGCTGAGAAGATG ACCTATGTTGCTGGAAATAGGATTGTGACAGATCCTGTTTGCAAGCCCTTCAGCATGGGAAG AAATATTGTCTGTGTATATTCAAAGAAGCACATGCATGACATTCCTGAGCTTGCTGAGATGAAAAAGAAAGCCAATACCCTGAGTCTTAAGGAAATGGCTCTGCTTTTAAG GTATAGGTGGACTGGTAGATATGAAGCCCATCTATGGGACAACAGCTGCAAAGAAGGCTAG
- the LOC131231810 gene encoding UPF0481 protein At3g47200-like, translating into MDDRESPTNSMMKSAASLMMDDDIHEIEEGANTSTNASPRPSCITPGRQALADSIIESVKASVSKLRRGDRPTIYIVPQRIREVKEVAYEPKMVSIGPYHHGKKRLQAMEEHKLLYLHSFLSRNPNHRLEDYLKAMEELEDKARSCYSDNIGPNEFVKMMVLDACFIIELFLRLFPREQIEELFRQQRDLSPLPEVPEFFFHSDGFEDPIFDMTGTVEYTVSDTLLFENQIPFFVLQRIFIMACPANVPHLLAKMAHYLFDGFMARNKKIEIKDSYHHLLHLFHLHLLPTPTIRKEVPNLSLTIYEPREMIPCATDLQHAGVKFKKNEKSNNILNVKFSNGVLEITPFVIHDQSDTLFRNLIAFEQCCLESKFHVFTTYTRNVTFSDERSYMYSLKKICSKIAGSSRDGRSCFFLASHFPSIISTGTLNVSAL; encoded by the exons ATGGATGATAGAGAATCACCAACCAATTCCATGATGAAATCAGCCGCATCGTTGATGATGGATGATGATATACATGAAATAGAAGAGGGAGCGAACACATCGACCAACGCCTCCCCGAGACCGAGTTGCATAACTCCAGGCAGGCAAGCACTAGCCGATTCCATCATAGAATCGGTCAAAGCATCCGTTTCCAAGCTCAGACGTGGAGATCGACCCACCATCTACATAGTCCCACAAAGAATCCGGGAAGTAAAGGAGGTTGCTTATGAGCCTAAGATGGTGTCGATCGGCCCATACCATCACGGCAAGAAGAGGCTACAAGCTATGGAAGAGCACAAATTGTTGTACCTACATTCATTCCTCTCCCGTAATCCCAACCATCGGTTGGAGGACTACCTCAAGGCGATGGAGGAATTGGAGGATAAAGCGAGAAGTTGCTACTCCGACAATATCGGCCCCAACGAGTTTGTAAAAATGATGGTGCTTGATGCTTGCTTCATTATCGAGCTCTTTCTAAGGCTCTTTCCGAGAGAGCAAATAGAGGAGTTGTTCAGGCAACAAAGAGATCTCAGTCCTCTTCCTGAAGTACCGGAGTTCTTTTTCCATTCAGATGGCTTCGAAGACCCGATATTTGATATGACTGGGACGGTGGAATATACAGTGTCTGATACGCTCCTCTTTGAAAATCAAATTCCTTTCTTCGTTCTGCAGCGTATTTTCATAATGGCTTGTCCAGCGAACGTACCACATTTACTTGCGAAGATGGCCCATTATCTCTTCGATGGATTCATGGCTAGGAATAAGAAAATCGAGATCAAAGATTCCTACCATCATCTGCTCCATTTATTCCACTTGCATTTGTTACCAACCCCAACTATTAGGAAGGAGGTGCCCAACCTTTCGTTGACTATTTATGAACCGCGCGAGATGATCCCTTGCGCGACTGACCTCCAACATGCGGGGGTCAAGTTCAAGAAGAACGAGAAATCGAATAACATCTTGAACGTGAAATTTAGCAACGGGGTGTTGGAAATCACGCCCTTCGTTATACATGACCAGAGCGATACTCTCTTTCGGAACCTCATAGCATTCGAACAATGCTGCCTAGAATCAAAATTCCACGTTTTCACGACTTACACAAGAAatgtcacttttagcgacgaaa GATCATACATGTATTCACTGAAGAAGATATGTTCAAAGATTGCAGGGTCATCCAGAGATGGAAGATCATGCTTCTTTCTAGCTTCACACTTCCCTTCTATCATCTCCACTGGCACACTGAATGTTTCTGCACTGTAA
- the LOC131231811 gene encoding UPF0481 protein At3g47200-like encodes MALDIFDKLMHTNKETQIECRYFHLLHLFHSHLIPTPTHSEESSSTIESVPNKKPNLSCNHTVESVLKKFKNILRFFPSSNKPQLPIINYNPSSLRIMKFPCATDLQLAGVKFKKNEKSKNILNVKFSHGVLEMTPFLIHGDSETLFRNLVAFEQCRRHVNFHFFTTFFVFMNFLVNTSKDVALLHRNGIIFHLLESDDEAANLFNRLCSGSAYSFEGSYLSALKDDVQKHCENKWNMWWAKLKRDYFTNPWSFISLIAASILLLLTITQTFFTVFPYLRPQS; translated from the coding sequence ATGGCCCTTGATATCTTCGATAAACTCATGCATACGAATAAGGAAACTCAGATCGAGTGTCGCTACTTTCATCTGCTCCATTTGTTCCACTCGCATTTGATACCGACCCCGACTCATAGCGAGGAGAGCAGTTCTACCATCGAATCCGTCCCCAACAAGAAGCCCAACCTTTCGTGCAATCATACCGTCGAATCCGTCCTCAAAAAGTTCAAGAATATACTCAGGTTCTTCCCATCTTCAAATAAGCCCCAGTTGCCCATTATCAATTACAATCCATCTTCATTAAGGATAATGAAGTTCCCTTGCGCGACTGACCTCCAACTTGCGGGGGTCAAGTTCAAGAAGAATGAGAAATCGAAAAACATCTTGAACGTGAAATTTAGCCACGGGGTGTTGGAAATGACGCCCTTCCTGATACATGGCGACAGCGAAACTCTCTTTCGGAACCTCGTAGCATTCGAACAATGCCGCCGACATGTAAATTTCCACTTTTTCACGACTTTCTTTGTTTTCATGAATTTCCTTGTCAATACGTCCAAGGATGTGGCGCTGCTCCATCGCAATGGGATCATATTTCATTTGTTGGAAAGCGATGATGAAGCGGCCAATCTATTCAACCGGCTCTGCAGTGGGTCAGCCTATTCTTTTGAGGGAAGCTATCTTTCGGCTCTAAAAGACGATGTGCAAAAACATTGCGAGAACAAATGGAACATGTGGTGGGCGAAGTTGAAGCGCGATTATTTCACCAAtccatggtctttcatttctttgATCGCGGCTTCCATCCTCCTCCTGCTCACCATCACCCAAACGTTCTTCACCGTCTTTCCTTATCTCCGACCGCAGTCCTAG